In the genome of Triticum urartu cultivar G1812 chromosome 5, Tu2.1, whole genome shotgun sequence, one region contains:
- the LOC125511607 gene encoding germin-like protein 8-5, with amino-acid sequence MASSPSFLLLALLALVSWQAVASDPGPLQDFCVADMQSPVRVNGFVCKNPMEVNADDFFKAAALDKPRVTNKVGSNVTLINVMQIAGLNTLGISIARIDYAPLGQNPPHTHPRATEILTVLEGTLYVGFVTSNLPAPARNKFFSKVLNKGDVFVFPVGLIHFQFNPNPHQPAVAIAALSSQNPGAITIANAVFGSDPPISDDVLAKAFQVEKNTIDWLQAQFWENSHN; translated from the exons ATGGCATCCtccccttctttccttctcctcGCTCTTCTTGCCTTGGTCTCATGGCAGGCCGTTGCATCCGATCCTGGCCCGCTCCAGGACTTTTGTGTCGCCGACATGCAATCACCAG TGCGTGTCAATGGATTTGTTTGCAAGAACCCGATGGAGGTCAATGCTGATGACTTCTTCAAGGCAGCCGCCCTCGACAAGCCTAGGGTGACCAACAAGGTTGGCTCCAACGTCACCTTGATCAATGTCATGCAGATTGCCGGACTCAACACCCTCGGCATCTCAATCGCGCGCATCGACTATGCTCCCTTGGGCCAGAACCCACCACATACGCACCCCCGCGCCACTGAGATCCTCACAGTGCTCGAGGGGACACTATACGTTGGCTTTGTCACATCCAACCTGCCCGCCCCAGCCAGAAACAAGTTCTTCTCGAAGGTGCTCAACAAAGGTGATGTGTTTGTCTTCCCCGTGGGGCTCATCCACTTCCAATTCAACCCCAACCCCCATCAGCCCGCCGTTGCAATTGCCGCGCTCAGCAGCCAGAACCCAGGGGCTATCACAATTGCCAATGCAGTGTTTGGGTCAGACCCACCAATATCCGATGATGTTCTTGCCAAGGCGTTTCAGGTGGAAAAGAATACAATAGACTGGCTCCAGGCTCAGTTCTGGGAGAACAGCCACAACTAA
- the LOC125511604 gene encoding germin-like protein 8-11, which yields MFKPSLTPQSQTETQEREKDQMASSSSFLLLAVLLALVSWQATASDPSPLQDFCVADMNSPVHVNGFVCKNPMEVNVDDFFKAAALDKPRVTNKVGSNVTLINVMQIAGLNTLGISIARIDYAPLGQNPPHTHPRATEILTVLEGTLYVGFVTSNQPAPNRNKFLSKVLNKGDVFVFPVGLIHFQFNPNPHKPAVAIAALSSQNPGAITIANAVFGSDPQISDDVLAKAFQVEKNTIDWLQAQFWENNHN from the exons ATGTTCAAACCATCACTCACGCCACAATCACAAACAGAAACACAGGAGAGAGAAAAAGATCAGATGGCATCCtcctcttccttccttctcctcgctGTTCTTCTTGCCTTGGTCTCATGGCAGGCCACTGCCTCCGATCCTAGCCCCCTCCAGGACTTTTGTGTCGCCGACATGAATTCACCAG TACATGTCAATGGGTTTGTTTGCAAGAACCCAATGGAGGTCAACGTTGATGACTTCTTCAAGGCAGCCGCCCTCGACAAGCCTAGGGTGACCAACAAGGTTGGATCCAACGTCACTTTGATCAACGTCATGCAGATTGCTGGACTCAACACCCTCGGCATCTCAATTGCGCGCATTGACTATGCTCCCTTGGGTCAGAACCCACCACATACGCACCCTCGCGCCACTGAGATCCTCACGGTGCTCGAGGGGACACTGTATGTTGGCTTTGTTACATCCAACCAGCCCGCCCCAAACAGAAACAAGTTCCTCTCGAAGGTGCTCAACAAAGGTGATGTGTTCGTCTTCCCCGTGGGGCTCATCCACTTCCAATTCAACCCCAACCCCCACAAGCCTGCCGTTGCAATTGCCGCGCTCAGCAGCCAGAACCCAGGGGCTATCACAATTGCCAATGCGGTGTTTGGGTCAGACCCACAAATATCCGATGATGTTCTTGCCAAGGCGTTTCAGGTGGAAAAGAATACAATAGACTGGCTTCAGGCCCAGTTCTGGGAGAACAACCACAACTAA
- the LOC125511606 gene encoding germin-like protein 8-5 encodes MASSSSILLFAALLALVSWQATASDPSPLQDFCVADLHSPVRVNGFVCKNPMEVNADDFFKAANLDKPRVTNKVGSNVTLINVMQIAGLNTLGISIARIDYAPLGQNPPHTHPRATEILTVLEGTLYVGFVTSNQPAPNRNKFLSKMLNKGDVFVFPVGLIHFQFNPNPHQPAIAIAALSSQNPGAITIANAVFGSDPPISYDVLAKAFQVEKNTIDYLQAQFWENNHN; translated from the exons ATGGCATCATCCTCTTCCATCCTTCTCTTTGCTGCTCTTCTTGCACTGGTCTCATGGCAGGCCACTGCCTCTGATCCTAGCCCACTCCAGGACTTTTGCGTCGCCGACCTGCATTCACCAG TGCGTGTCAATGGGTTTGTTTGCAAGAACCCGATGGAAGTTAACGCAGACGACTTCTTCAAGGCAGCCAACCTCGACAAGCCTAGGGTGACCAACAAGGTTGGATCCAACGTCACTTTGATCAACGTCATGCAGATTGCTGGACTCAACACCCTCGGCATCTCAATTGCGCGCATCGACTATGCTCCCTTGGGTCAGAACCCACCACATACGCACCCTCGCGCCACTGAGATCCTCACGGTGCTCGAGGGGACACTATATGTTGGCTTTGTCACATCCAACCAGCCCGCCCCCAACAGAAACAAGTTCCTTTCCAAGATGCTCAACAAAGGTGATGTGTTTGTCTTCCCCGTGGGGCTCATCCACTTCCAATTCAACCCCAACCCCCACCAGCCCGCTATTGCAATTGCCGCGCTCAGCAGCCAGAACCCTGGGGCTATCACAATTGCCAATGCAGTGTTTGGGTCGGACCCACCAATATCATATGATGTTCTTGCCAAGGCATTTCAGGTGGAAAAGAATACAATAGACTATCTCCAGGCTCAATTTTGGGAGAACAACCACAACTAA